From the Desulfallas thermosapovorans DSM 6562 genome, the window CAACAAATCAGGCCGAACTAAAGTGTGCGGTTTTAGTAACCCCTTGCAGGAATGATTGGGCGTGACTCTGGAAGAAGGCGGCTAGATCATCCGAGGTGTTAGCGGTGGGCAACGTGGATAGAAAAGTGAGCGAGCTAGTGGCGGCGTCTTCCAGGATGCCGAGCCAGAGCTTCTTGTGGATTTGGAAAAGACGCTTCCAA encodes:
- a CDS encoding DUF6431 domain-containing protein, yielding MVCSSCGHTHAILPEIIIPYSSYSLIFILTVLRDYYLFHMTVQALCNKYMIATSTLYAWKRLFQIHKKLWLGILEDAATSSLTFLSTLPTANTSDDLAAFFQSHAQSFLQGVTKTAHFSSA